In the genome of Calothrix sp. PCC 6303, the window AGTGTTGCCCCACAGTATTTGCAAAGGGAAAATTGCGGAATTTTTGGTATTCTGTATCGGTATGGGAGTATGTCACTATGCCAAAATCTTTCCGTTTCCTACCCGTTTTATCATTGGTATCACTAGTTATACTTGGGGGTTGCTCATCTCCCAAGGCTAAAACTAGTGGTGCGGTAAATCACAATAGTACAACAGTTAATGCGGCGGCACCTGTAAAACAACCTTTGATTGTAGCGGCTGTAAATCCAGATCCTGCAACGAATTCCCAAGTTAATAAATATGTGAAATCCTTAGCTGTTGTTAGTGCTTCTCAGCAATTACACGGTGTTTGGATGCAATCGGGTAGTGGTTTGTTGGCAAATTACCAGGGGACAACACCAGTAAAAGCGGCTTCTATTAGTAAGGTTGCCACAACTTTAGTTGCGTTGAAAACATTAACTCCTGACCACCGCTTTATCACACAGGTGGGGGGAACAGGTAGAATGGAGAACGGAGTATTGAAGGGTGATTTGGTAATTGAGGGTGGTGGTGATCCTTTGTTTGTTTGGGAGGAAGCGATCGCACTGGGCAACGAAATCAATAAAATGGGGATTAAGCAGGTTACAGGTGACTTAGTTATTACAGGTAAGTTCTACATGAACTTTAACCGGGATGCTGTAGCTGCGGGAAATTTTTTCAAGATAGCTTTGGATAGTACTAAGTGGACACCTGTTATTCAGCGTCAATACCAAACTTTACCACCTGGTACGCCTCGACCGAAAATAGCGATCGCTGGTAAGGTGAAAGCAGTAAATAGTGTTCCTAGTAATATAACTCCTCTAATTCGCCATAGTTCTTACCCCTTGGCTGAATTACTCA includes:
- a CDS encoding D-alanyl-D-alanine carboxypeptidase; the protein is MPKSFRFLPVLSLVSLVILGGCSSPKAKTSGAVNHNSTTVNAAAPVKQPLIVAAVNPDPATNSQVNKYVKSLAVVSASQQLHGVWMQSGSGLLANYQGTTPVKAASISKVATTLVALKTLTPDHRFITQVGGTGRMENGVLKGDLVIEGGGDPLFVWEEAIALGNEINKMGIKQVTGDLVITGKFYMNFNRDAVAAGNFFKIALDSTKWTPVIQRQYQTLPPGTPRPKIAIAGKVKAVNSVPSNITPLIRHSSYPLAELLKKMNQYSNNDMAEMFADAVGGAAVISKTAAAIVGVPENEIYLVNGSGLTYENQISPRAATGLLRAVEDYLKPYNMTVADVFMVMGQDKGVLEARKIPKFAVVKSGSLDTVSGLVGVIPTQKQGNVWFTIMNSTGDLNSYRKQQDVFLTNIVKQWGIVATSPPELTPSPNRQNKISTNEILYRVTE